The Microbulbifer sp. YPW1 genome contains a region encoding:
- a CDS encoding DUF2256 domain-containing protein, which translates to MKSKQELPVKTCPVCGRPFTWRRKWKHCWHHVRYCSERCRRQRRTKPAEAQ; encoded by the coding sequence ATGAAAAGCAAACAGGAACTGCCCGTAAAAACCTGCCCGGTTTGCGGGCGGCCATTTACCTGGCGGCGCAAGTGGAAACACTGCTGGCACCATGTGCGCTACTGCAGCGAGCGCTGCCGGCGGCAACGCCGGACTAAACCCGCGGAGGCGCAGTGA